In Lachnospiraceae bacterium, one DNA window encodes the following:
- a CDS encoding sigma-70 family RNA polymerase sigma factor: MKKINLRELYPDVYTTDFFVDVTEGVMETIRAAERAEAAYERKMYRYKAQYSLDYENGIENAVLLKPQTPEMVLEEKQFQEQVYAAVMKLPEKQAKRIYARYYLGMTVNEIAEVEGVDPSRVRESIRRGLKQLVKYF, encoded by the coding sequence ATGAAGAAAATTAACCTTCGGGAACTTTATCCTGATGTTTATACAACAGACTTTTTTGTAGATGTGACAGAGGGAGTAATGGAGACTATTCGAGCAGCTGAACGTGCGGAGGCTGCGTATGAGCGAAAGATGTATCGTTATAAAGCACAGTATTCTCTGGATTACGAGAATGGCATTGAAAATGCAGTGCTGTTGAAGCCGCAGACACCGGAGATGGTTCTGGAGGAAAAACAGTTTCAGGAGCAGGTCTATGCCGCTGTGATGAAGCTGCCGGAGAAACAGGCAAAGCGAATTTATGCCCGATACTATCTGGGAATGACGGTAAATGAAATTGCCGAAGTAGAAGGTGTAGACCCAAGCCGTGTCCGAGAGAGTATCCGCCGTGGATTAAAGCAGCTTGTAAAATATTTTTGA
- a CDS encoding ISAs1 family transposase, translated as MQELLDWLEYIEDDRQQRKVRHTLKDILVIVLFATLANADDWVEMALFAESYQDYLRKYIELKNGIPSHDTIRRVMGMISPEIIQQLYGKWQDRLNQNEGELLKKIICIDGKTMRSNKRGDGKASHIVSAWSKESGFCLGQKAVEEKSNEIVAIPELLDKIQIKGQLVTIDAMGTQTAIAEKIKKKRADYVLALKRNQNSLYEDVQEYFSDEEFQKEIRERGNYKKTQEKAHGQIEIREYYQTEDIKWLSQKKNWKGLSSIVMEKKTLKKEGNTRIENRYFISSLKGDIEQVSRAVRGHWSIESMHWYLDVTFREDANTTIDKLAAQNLNIIRKWSLSILKPAQITRHKLSMRKKRFVLSLRPIQYLEELLEA; from the coding sequence ATGCAGGAATTATTAGATTGGCTGGAATACATAGAAGATGATCGTCAGCAAAGGAAAGTTCGTCATACATTGAAGGACATTCTTGTTATTGTATTGTTTGCAACACTGGCAAATGCGGATGACTGGGTGGAAATGGCATTGTTTGCGGAAAGTTATCAGGATTATCTACGCAAATATATTGAGTTAAAAAACGGAATACCATCTCATGATACAATAAGACGTGTAATGGGGATGATATCACCGGAGATCATACAGCAGCTTTATGGAAAATGGCAGGATCGATTAAATCAGAATGAAGGGGAACTACTGAAGAAGATCATTTGTATAGATGGTAAAACCATGCGCTCCAATAAAAGAGGAGATGGGAAGGCATCCCACATTGTATCAGCATGGAGTAAAGAGTCAGGTTTCTGTCTTGGACAAAAAGCAGTTGAAGAAAAAAGCAATGAGATCGTAGCGATCCCGGAATTGCTGGACAAGATCCAGATAAAAGGCCAGCTCGTAACAATCGATGCAATGGGAACGCAGACTGCAATAGCGGAGAAAATAAAGAAAAAACGGGCAGACTATGTGCTGGCATTGAAGAGAAATCAAAACAGTCTGTATGAAGATGTACAAGAATACTTTTCAGACGAAGAGTTCCAAAAAGAGATCCGTGAAAGAGGTAATTACAAAAAAACCCAGGAAAAAGCACATGGTCAGATCGAGATAAGGGAGTATTATCAGACAGAGGATATAAAGTGGTTAAGCCAGAAAAAGAACTGGAAAGGACTGTCCAGTATAGTAATGGAGAAGAAAACGCTGAAGAAAGAAGGAAATACAAGAATAGAGAACCGTTATTTCATCAGCAGTTTAAAAGGAGACATTGAACAGGTCAGCCGTGCAGTGAGAGGACACTGGAGTATAGAAAGCATGCACTGGTATCTGGATGTAACATTCCGGGAAGATGCGAATACAACCATAGATAAGCTGGCGGCACAAAATTTGAATATCATAAGGAAATGGAGCCTAAGTATTTTGAAACCGGCACAAATAACAAGACATAAGTTGTCGATGCGAAAGAAAAGGTTTGTACTTAGCTTACGCCCAATTCAGTATCTAGAAGAACTTTTAGAAGCTTAA
- a CDS encoding IS4 family transposase, translating to MDIEKMTSDEFKAFCRSGNKNYFTRIRKMPLQDLLFTMINRKGLTLALELRNYMKLAHPGVSISKPGYLKQRMKLNPDAFLELYKYHNRNFYADSTFSTYKDHLILAADGSDINIPTTAETLKLYGSASRKNAKPQAQIGLGCIYDVMNRMILESDCNKVKFNEMRLAEKQMERIPETIGSIPYIIIMDRGYPSTPAFIHMMDKDIKFIVRLKSSDYKKEQNSLTEKDQLVKIKLDKSRIRHYEGTPDGERMKELGEISLRMVKILLENGSLEVLATNLPQTEFHTEEIKELYHMRWGIETAYETLKSRLQLENFTGTKPILLLQDIYSTIYLSNLVEDIILDAERELDQKEANRKHKMMINQTVSIGILKNDLIYILLETDGQKKNMLFQQIYEDISKNLVPIRPDRHYTRTKGQLAGKYSNTHKRAY from the coding sequence ATGGATATAGAAAAAATGACTTCTGATGAATTTAAGGCATTTTGCCGATCAGGTAATAAAAATTATTTTACCAGAATTCGAAAAATGCCTCTTCAGGATCTTCTTTTCACGATGATAAACAGAAAGGGGCTGACGTTGGCATTGGAACTGAGAAATTATATGAAACTTGCTCATCCTGGTGTGTCTATTTCAAAACCAGGATATCTGAAACAGCGTATGAAACTTAATCCAGATGCTTTTTTAGAATTATATAAATATCATAACCGTAACTTTTATGCAGATTCCACCTTTTCAACTTATAAAGATCATTTAATATTAGCCGCTGACGGCTCAGATATTAATATTCCTACCACTGCTGAAACACTGAAACTATATGGTTCTGCAAGCCGGAAAAACGCAAAGCCCCAAGCTCAAATAGGATTAGGCTGTATTTATGATGTAATGAATCGTATGATACTGGAAAGTGACTGTAATAAGGTGAAATTTAATGAAATGCGCCTGGCCGAAAAACAGATGGAGCGAATACCGGAAACAATAGGCAGCATTCCCTACATTATTATCATGGACAGAGGATATCCTTCTACGCCAGCGTTTATACATATGATGGATAAGGATATTAAATTTATCGTACGTTTAAAAAGCAGTGATTACAAAAAAGAGCAAAACAGTTTAACAGAAAAGGATCAGCTAGTTAAAATAAAACTTGATAAGTCAAGAATCAGACATTACGAGGGAACGCCAGATGGAGAACGTATGAAAGAATTAGGTGAAATTTCATTGCGTATGGTAAAAATCCTATTAGAAAACGGAAGTTTAGAAGTTTTGGCTACAAATCTTCCACAAACTGAATTTCATACAGAAGAAATAAAAGAATTATATCATATGAGGTGGGGGATAGAGACTGCGTATGAAACGCTAAAGAGTCGGTTGCAGTTAGAGAATTTTACAGGAACAAAACCTATTCTGTTATTACAAGATATATACAGCACTATATATCTGAGCAATTTAGTTGAAGATATCATATTAGATGCAGAGCGTGAACTGGATCAGAAAGAAGCGAACAGAAAACATAAAATGATGATCAATCAGACTGTTAGTATTGGAATCTTAAAAAATGATCTGATTTATATACTTCTTGAAACGGATGGTCAAAAGAAAAATATGTTATTTCAGCAAATATATGAAGATATCAGTAAAAATCTTGTTCCCATTCGTCCTGATCGGCATTATACCAGAACGAAAGGGCAATTAGCAGGAAAATATTCGAATACCCATAAAAGAGCGTACTGA
- a CDS encoding flavin reductase family protein, with translation MRTKLKITEGIFPMPVLMVATYNEDGSVNVMNAAWGTMQERDSVVLNLTETHKTVQNIKARGAFTVSIADAAHIVEADYFGVESGNKVADKFARSGLTASKAETVDAPVINEFPICLECRFIEYQNNEYGCGVIGKVVNVTADESVMVDGKIDMSKVHAIAFDPYTHGYYKVTERVGEAFRDGLKLKK, from the coding sequence ATGAGAACAAAACTGAAAATTACCGAAGGCATTTTCCCCATGCCGGTTCTGATGGTTGCAACTTACAACGAAGACGGCAGCGTCAATGTCATGAACGCCGCATGGGGCACCATGCAGGAGCGGGACTCCGTTGTTCTGAACCTCACCGAGACACACAAGACCGTACAGAACATCAAGGCACGGGGAGCATTCACCGTCAGCATTGCCGATGCTGCCCACATAGTGGAAGCAGACTATTTCGGCGTAGAGTCCGGCAATAAAGTCGCCGATAAATTTGCCCGCAGCGGTCTGACCGCCAGCAAAGCAGAAACTGTAGATGCCCCTGTCATCAACGAGTTCCCGATCTGCCTGGAGTGCAGGTTCATCGAGTATCAGAACAATGAATACGGATGCGGCGTCATCGGCAAGGTGGTCAATGTCACTGCCGATGAGAGCGTTATGGTGGATGGAAAAATTGATATGTCTAAGGTCCACGCCATCGCATTTGACCCCTACACCCACGGCTATTATAAAGTCACCGAGCGTGTGGGCGAAGCATTCCGAGATGGCTTAAAGCTGAAAAAGTAA
- a CDS encoding helix-turn-helix transcriptional regulator, whose translation MIQNYIENANFEDTGFAYTLSLISGKHKMVILYCLMEFETVRFNELKRYLKTISDKTLSTNLKELEADKLIVRTEYPQIPPKVEYTLSERGKTLMTVLDQLCVWGEENRLTE comes from the coding sequence ATGATACAGAACTATATTGAGAACGCCAATTTCGAAGATACCGGCTTTGCCTACACGTTGTCGCTGATCTCCGGCAAGCATAAGATGGTCATTCTTTACTGCCTGATGGAGTTTGAGACGGTGCGATTCAATGAGTTGAAACGGTATCTGAAAACCATTTCCGACAAAACTCTCAGCACGAATCTCAAAGAGCTGGAAGCGGATAAACTGATCGTCCGCACCGAGTATCCGCAGATCCCGCCGAAGGTGGAATATACGCTTTCGGAACGAGGAAAAACGCTGATGACTGTGCTGGATCAGCTCTGTGTCTGGGGCGAGGAGAATCGACTGACAGAGTGA
- a CDS encoding pyridoxamine 5'-phosphate oxidase family protein, translating into MRRKDREVTNIIEILQIIEKAKVLHLALFDADYPYIVPLHYGYEYTEGILIFYMHCAKEGHKLDLIRSNPNVCIEVECDVELISGGDVACKYGASFASVIGRGRAELTEDVQEKIRGLSLFMKNQTGREFNINEEMASTVEVIKVVISEFTAKSRPKA; encoded by the coding sequence ATGAGAAGAAAAGATCGAGAAGTAACAAATATTATTGAAATTCTGCAGATTATTGAAAAAGCGAAAGTCCTGCATCTTGCTTTGTTTGATGCTGATTATCCCTACATCGTTCCACTTCACTACGGATACGAATATACAGAGGGTATCTTGATTTTCTACATGCACTGCGCAAAAGAAGGGCATAAGCTGGATCTGATCAGAAGTAATCCAAATGTGTGCATTGAGGTAGAATGTGATGTTGAGCTTATATCCGGCGGAGATGTAGCTTGCAAATACGGAGCATCATTTGCATCTGTGATTGGGCGTGGCCGTGCAGAATTAACAGAGGATGTGCAGGAGAAAATACGAGGCCTTTCGCTCTTTATGAAAAATCAGACAGGTCGTGAATTCAATATCAATGAAGAGATGGCATCGACAGTAGAGGTCATCAAAGTTGTTATATCAGAGTTCACAGCCAAATCAAGACCAAAAGCTTAA
- a CDS encoding LysR family transcriptional regulator, which yields MTVQQLKYILKVAEVGSITEAAKLLFISQPSMSNSIKETEKEAGITIFLRSRTGITLTKDGAEFLGYARQVIQQMELLEDRYVTNLPGKVTFGVSSQHYTFTENAFVELVKRFGQERYAFYYNETGTHQILDDVKNRVCDLGILYLSHENEVIMRKVIEENHLVFTELFSAKPHVFLQKDHPLASKKVVFIHDLAPYPRLNFVQGEYESVYFSEELFSSIPVDKEIRVNDRGAIVNFMLGLNAYTISSGIFPKYLNGENIISVPLAENETMHIGYVLNENQELSELGKSYLEELRKYAPANP from the coding sequence ATGACGGTTCAACAATTAAAATATATTTTGAAGGTAGCAGAAGTTGGCTCTATTACCGAAGCGGCAAAACTGCTTTTTATATCACAGCCAAGTATGTCCAATTCCATCAAAGAAACGGAAAAAGAGGCTGGTATCACCATTTTTCTCCGCAGTAGAACCGGAATTACTCTGACAAAAGATGGTGCTGAATTTCTCGGTTATGCTCGTCAGGTGATACAGCAGATGGAACTGCTGGAGGATCGGTATGTTACAAATCTTCCGGGGAAAGTGACATTTGGAGTATCTTCTCAGCACTATACTTTTACGGAAAACGCTTTTGTGGAGTTAGTTAAGCGTTTTGGACAAGAACGATACGCTTTTTATTATAATGAAACCGGAACACATCAGATATTGGATGATGTGAAAAATCGTGTCTGTGATTTAGGTATTCTTTATTTATCGCATGAAAACGAAGTCATCATGCGGAAAGTGATAGAGGAAAACCATCTGGTGTTTACCGAGCTATTTTCAGCAAAGCCTCATGTTTTTTTGCAAAAAGATCACCCATTGGCATCGAAAAAAGTAGTTTTCATCCATGACCTTGCACCTTATCCGCGGCTAAACTTTGTACAGGGAGAGTATGAATCTGTCTATTTTTCAGAGGAACTATTCAGCTCCATCCCGGTGGATAAGGAAATTCGGGTCAATGACAGAGGGGCTATTGTCAACTTCATGCTCGGACTGAATGCCTATACTATTTCAAGTGGCATTTTCCCGAAATATTTGAACGGAGAAAATATCATCTCCGTTCCGCTTGCAGAAAATGAAACAATGCATATTGGATATGTGTTGAATGAAAATCAGGAATTGAGTGAACTTGGAAAAAGCTATCTGGAAGAATTACGGAAATATGCCCCAGCCAATCCATAG
- a CDS encoding LysE family transporter, translating into MPIAVLSNFLIYCVANAFTPGPGNILALNTVTNYGYKKGKPLFFGIFAGYYVVQIICAIFVYGVNSLLPNVMEVMKYIGAAYILWLSIHIAFSKKTSENTEQSASFLKGFMLQFVNVKIYMFGVTALTGYVVGYMSSFPALLFFELVIATIGTIATCTWIGLGVLIQKFYLRHFRVINIILALTLLECIWGMLR; encoded by the coding sequence ATGCCTATAGCGGTACTGAGCAATTTTCTCATTTATTGTGTTGCAAATGCCTTTACTCCGGGACCGGGAAATATTCTGGCATTAAATACCGTAACAAACTATGGATATAAAAAAGGAAAGCCGCTGTTCTTTGGAATTTTTGCAGGCTACTATGTAGTACAAATCATATGCGCAATTTTCGTATATGGGGTTAATTCTTTGCTTCCAAATGTAATGGAAGTGATGAAGTACATCGGAGCAGCCTATATACTGTGGCTTTCGATTCATATTGCTTTCAGTAAGAAGACCTCAGAAAACACAGAGCAATCCGCATCGTTTCTGAAAGGCTTCATGCTGCAATTTGTCAATGTGAAGATTTATATGTTCGGAGTTACCGCACTAACGGGTTATGTTGTAGGATATATGTCCTCTTTTCCAGCTTTGCTGTTTTTTGAGCTGGTTATTGCAACAATCGGAACGATCGCAACCTGTACTTGGATTGGCTTGGGTGTACTGATTCAGAAGTTTTATCTGCGGCATTTCCGTGTTATTAACATTATCCTTGCACTAACATTACTGGAGTGTATTTGGGGAATGTTAAGATAA
- a CDS encoding AraC family transcriptional regulator, protein MKKEESKVIAQKLQKIPNGTLALKHCRAGGTGTTLFGEQFRAVTAGKGCMEAYETFPGIEVSFNVFLASEVKFRHDASDSVLEIYYCRSGRVGWNMQGGTAVYLGTGDVTAHSMACCADSAMMFPLGYSEGISISVDLKQLSSICPEVLKNASVEADQLQNRFCSGKPSAIPSCSDLEHIFAPLFSTPVSVRISLLKLKVLEILIYLSNMKSEHKELTQYFSQQTELIKEIHQQLTEHLNQRFTIAELSKQYLINTSTLKEIFKAVYGQPIATYMKEFRVRQAMKLLRETNDTIADIASQVGYQTQGKFSSAFQSIVKISPREYRKIQGIAPSDSFSKTL, encoded by the coding sequence ATGAAAAAAGAAGAATCCAAAGTTATCGCTCAAAAACTTCAAAAGATCCCAAACGGCACCCTCGCCTTGAAGCATTGCCGGGCTGGTGGAACGGGTACCACACTCTTTGGAGAACAGTTTCGAGCGGTTACCGCTGGAAAAGGGTGTATGGAGGCATATGAAACTTTTCCTGGAATAGAGGTATCCTTCAATGTTTTTCTTGCTTCAGAGGTCAAGTTTCGGCATGATGCTTCGGATTCTGTTTTAGAAATTTACTATTGTCGCAGTGGTCGCGTAGGTTGGAATATGCAAGGCGGTACTGCCGTCTATTTAGGTACAGGTGATGTGACAGCACACAGTATGGCCTGCTGCGCGGATTCCGCCATGATGTTTCCCCTAGGATATTCAGAGGGAATATCCATTTCCGTGGATCTGAAACAGCTCTCTTCCATTTGCCCGGAAGTTTTAAAGAATGCCAGTGTGGAAGCAGACCAGTTACAGAATCGATTTTGCTCCGGAAAGCCATCCGCAATCCCGTCCTGTTCCGATTTAGAGCACATTTTTGCCCCACTCTTTTCTACTCCTGTATCCGTTCGAATTTCCCTCTTGAAATTGAAGGTGCTGGAAATTTTGATTTATTTAAGCAACATGAAATCGGAGCATAAAGAATTGACTCAATACTTCTCCCAGCAAACCGAATTGATCAAAGAAATTCATCAACAGTTGACAGAGCACTTGAATCAACGATTTACGATTGCAGAACTTTCCAAACAGTATTTGATAAATACCTCCACTCTAAAGGAGATATTCAAGGCAGTCTACGGTCAGCCTATCGCCACCTATATGAAGGAATTTCGAGTGCGTCAGGCTATGAAATTATTACGGGAAACAAATGACACTATCGCGGATATTGCTTCCCAGGTAGGCTACCAAACCCAGGGAAAATTTTCAAGCGCTTTTCAGTCTATCGTCAAAATATCACCCAGAGAATACAGAAAAATCCAGGGTATAGCTCCATCGGATTCCTTTAGCAAAACACTGTAA
- a CDS encoding metalloregulator ArsR/SmtB family transcription factor, which translates to MIQNHLPHDHGQTIEHELEYMPSVENFQTVADIFKQLGDGSRIRIFWLLCHCEECVINLSAMVNMSSPAISHHLKQLKSAGLIVSRRDGKEVYYKAADTEQARNFHRMIEWLVKIACPSQVEKQKGTP; encoded by the coding sequence ATGATTCAGAACCACTTACCCCACGACCACGGACAAACTATCGAGCATGAACTGGAATATATGCCCAGCGTAGAAAACTTTCAAACCGTAGCTGATATTTTCAAGCAGCTGGGGGATGGCAGCCGTATTCGCATTTTTTGGTTGCTTTGCCACTGTGAGGAATGTGTTATCAATCTTTCAGCCATGGTAAATATGAGCAGTCCTGCAATTTCTCACCATCTCAAGCAGTTGAAATCAGCGGGTCTGATCGTTAGCCGCCGGGACGGAAAAGAGGTCTATTATAAAGCGGCTGATACCGAGCAGGCCCGAAATTTCCATCGCATGATTGAGTGGCTTGTAAAAATCGCCTGTCCATCGCAAGTAGAAAAACAAAAAGGAACGCCATGA
- a CDS encoding CGGC domain-containing protein translates to MKLGIIRCMQTEDYCPGSRDFRTIRERKGAFMGEDDIQLVGFINCGGCPGKKAVLRARSLVEQDADTIAFASCISKGTPIGYPCPFAKRMRELVQKEVGDGVRILDYTHDAGPEPETSQK, encoded by the coding sequence ATGAAACTTGGCATTATTCGTTGTATGCAGACAGAGGATTACTGCCCCGGAAGCCGGGATTTTCGGACAATCCGAGAGAGAAAAGGCGCTTTTATGGGAGAGGATGATATTCAGTTAGTGGGCTTCATCAACTGCGGTGGCTGCCCCGGAAAAAAAGCGGTGCTGCGGGCCCGTTCTCTGGTAGAACAGGACGCTGACACCATTGCTTTTGCTTCTTGCATCAGCAAAGGGACTCCCATTGGTTACCCCTGTCCTTTTGCTAAGCGTATGCGGGAGCTGGTGCAGAAAGAGGTAGGCGATGGTGTCCGTATCTTGGATTACACCCATGACGCTGGCCCTGAACCAGAAACATCTCAAAAGTAA